The genomic DNA ATTCTCATGGGTTGCACCAATGACGACTTTCCCATCTGAAAATGTTAATAAATACTGGTCATTCGGTGGTTTCACGACAGGCCAACGGCTCGTATCTTCGTTAGGTAAGTATAAATGAATGATTTGTGCCTTTTGTGCAGTCACTTGAAAGTTCATACCAAGTGGTTCTAATAGCTCCTTAGCCCATGCCCCTCCTGTAATCAATACTTGCTCAGCATAATGGGACTTCTCGTTCACTTTCACACCAGTTACTTTTGAATCTTCAAATATTAGTGACGCATCTCCACGCATGAAGTTAGCTCCATTTTTTTGCGCACCACGGATTAGTGCATCTCGTAATGCAGCACCGTCAACACGTGCACCACCACTTACGTGAATAGCCCCATATTCAGCTGATAAAGGGGGAAATATAGCTTGAGTCTCAGCCGGTGATAACTTTGTAATTTCCCCTATCTCTGGTGCATCTTGTCGACGTTCATAGGCAATTTTCAACATCTTATCAACCTTTGCCTCATCAGCATAGATGTTCATCGCACCTACTTTGGCATATCCTGTTCGTGTCTCACCAGCTTTCTCTAATTCATCAATTAGAGTAGTGTAATATCTCGCTCCACCTTTTACTAGACGATACCACCTTTTATTCCGTCGCTGTGATAACCACGGGCAGACAATTCCGGCTGCTGCTTCTGTAGCCTGACCTCGATCATGACGGTCTACTATCGTAACTCTAGCACCTTCTTTTGCTAAGTGATACGCAGTTGAAGCACCTACGATTCCCGCTCCAATTACGATAAATGTTTTCATAGTCAACACCTTTTCAATTCATTCTCTCATCTATGTACATATATTCTGAAATACTATAATAAAAAATAGAAGCTGACTCATATGTCAGCTTCTATTTTTTATTATTTTACAGGGATTAGAATCTTTTGTCCAACTAAGATTAAATGTGGGTTTTCAAGATTGTTATATTTAGCAATCTCTTGCCATGCCACACCATATTCTTTACCGATATGTGAGAGCGTGTCTCCCTTTTTAACTGTATATTTCTTGTCCTTATTTGGCTTAGTAGTTTGTTCTTTATTCTTGTCTTTGTCTTTGTCTTTGTTTTTGTCTTTATCTTTATTAGGTTTTTCTGTTGGTTTTGCTTCTTTATCTTTGTTCGTATCATCCATTTGAGCTACTGGTAGTGCTAAGCTATATTTTGCAAAACCACTATCAAGTGTTTCAACATAATCCACACCATCGATATCTTTAGAATACTTTTGTGCTTCTGGAGATGTTTCAAATGTTACCGTTACATCTTGGGAAACAGGTGCAAATGACCAGTTTTGGTCTGCTGCAGGATTAATTGTTCCTTCTTCACGAATATAATCAATTACAACTTGACGGTTTTCATCTGGAGAATCAACAACGATATTTGCTTGTTCAAATCCAGGGAAATCACCACCACCACCTGCACGGTAGTTATTTGTTGCTATGATGAATTTTTGATCTTCTGTTACAGGCTCTCCATTATACTCTAAATTTACGATACGTTGAGCATCTGAATTTTGAATCACACCATCTAAGTCATAACGAGCAGGTTGTGTAATATCAATTTCATATGTTACACCGTCAATCACATCAAAATTATACGAACGGAATTCTTCGTTAATAAGCGCTTGCTCCCCTTTACTTGGGTCAATCTGATTGAATTGCCCTGCCGCCATTTCAAGCCATTCTCTTACTTCTGAACCGTTCATTAATACTGCTTTTAATGTGTTTGGATATAGATAAAGATCAGCAACGTTCTTAATGGCAATTGTTCCAGTTGGTACATCCGTGTAATAATCTACACCACCACGACCACCTGCTTTAAATGGAGCACCAGCAGATAATACAGGAATTCCTTCGTACTCAGTGCCTTGCGTATACTTTTCTACATACCATTTTTGAGCATTTGTTACAATTTGGATCGAAGGATCATCTTGAACTACTGCGAAATAGCTGTTAATTGGTGCTGTAGTTTCACCAACAGGTCCACGTACATAATCAATTGTTGCTAGATGGTCTTCTTCAATTGCTTTGTATAGTTCTTGATCAGCTTCAACCGTTGGATTACCATCTGCATCAACGATTCCAAGTGCTTCTGTTTGAGCATCAGTAACTGCCCACTTACCGTTTTCATCCTTCTCTAACACTAAGTCAACAACACCAACGTGACTGCCCCAATAACCAGGCATAACTGCTGCTGTTCCGTTAATTGTACCTTTTTCAATGTCTGCTCCTTCTAAATCTGCATATTCAGCACTTGGGAATACAGAATGAGAGTGACCAAACAATACAGCATCAATACCATCAATTTTTGTTAAATCGTATGTTGCATTTTCTTCAAACTCTTCTTGTGTCACTGTACCAATTCCAGAGTGAGGAATCGCAACAATTACATCAGCGCCTTCTTCTTTCATTTGAGGCACGTATTTTTCAGCTGTCTTAACAATATCTTTTGCAATTACTTTGCCTTCAAGGTTTTGCTTGTCCCATTGAAGAATTTGTGGTGGAGTAAAACCAATTACACCAACTTTGATTGTATGCTCTTCACCATCTTCATCAACAACCGTACGCTCTAGAATTTCGTAAGGTGTGAAATAATGCTCATCGTTATTTGGATCATCATCTTGATCATCAATATATACGTTTGCATTTATATAAGGGAACTCTGATCCATCAAGGCTTCGTTGTAGAAAATCCAATCCGAAGTTGAACTCATGGTTCCCGATATTTGCTGCATCATAATCCATTTGATTCATTACTTTATATACTGGGTGTGTTTCTCCCTCTTCAAGTACATCTACTTTCGCTACATAATCTCCTAGTGGATTACCTTGCAGTAGATCTCCATTATCAAATAAAAGGCTATTTTTCGCTTCTTCACGAGCTTGTTTTACTAGGTTTGCTGTTTTAATTAAACCATATTCATTAATTTCTTTATCTTTATAATAATCATAGTTTGCTAAATTCGTATGAATATCAGTTGTTTCTAATACTCGTAGCTTAACTATATCTTTCTCCGCAGCATTTGCTGGAAAAGATGATAACGGAGATAACATCATTCCTAACGCTACAGCTGATGTCGTAATAAGTGCTTTTTTATTCTTTTTCAAAGAGGATTCCTCCCATGATGATAGATTTTAGAATTAATACCATAAGATAAACAGAGGCACTATACGATGAACAACTTATGAATAGACAACTATAATGCCTATCCTGTTTTTGAATACGCATACATTCACATCGTCACTCAATATTGTAGTGAAATTATTTAATATGATATTAACTCTTTACACTGATAGTCTATCATACTTTAATCCTAATTAGGCTAAAATTTAATTAATAAAATAATTCTAAAAAAACAATATCCACATATAGGAAATCGCACACTTTACATTAATTAACAAAATAAACTGCTAGACTGAACAAATCGGCTTATATATTACTATTTAAAAATAATATTATAACCTCTACATCAATGTTATTAAAAGTTCGTGATGATTACAAATTGCTCCAAATATTTAACCATTCATACATAATAAATACTTTTAAGATCATCTCATATTATTATCAAAACACAAATGAACGAATATACTGTTAATACGGAATTTTTCTAGGTGGTGAACAAATTGATAACATTAAAATCAGACAGAGAAATTCAGAAAATGCGTGAAGCAGGCAAGCTATTAGCTTCCTGTCATAAGGAAATTGCCAACATGATTAAGCCAGGAATATCAACGATGGCCATTAATGATTTTGTTGAACAATATTTAAAAGAACATAGAGCAACTCCTGAACAAAAAGGTTTTCACGGATATCCATTTGCTACATGTGCCTCTATAAACGACGAAATTTGTCATGGTTTCCCAAGGAACGAACCTCTAAACAATGGTGACATTGTTACAATTGATATGGTCGTTAATTTAAATGGTGGATTAGCTGATTCTGCTTGGACATACGTAGTTGGTGATATTTCCGAGAATAGGAAACGACTACTACAAGTAACAGAACAGGCTCTGTACAAAGGAATTGAAGTAGCACAAAGTGGAAACCGAATTGGTGATATTGGTCATGCAATTCAATCATATGTTGAATCAGAAAACTTCTCAGTTGTACGAGACTTTACAGCTCATGGAATTGGACCAACGATACACGAGGATCCAAAGATCCCCCATTTCGGTACAGCAGGAAAAGGAGTACGTCTAAAAGAAGGATTGGTCATTACAATTGAACCAATGGTGAATGAAGGAACATGGTACAGCATTATGGATTCCAATGGTTGGACAGCAAGAACTGTTGACGGGATGTATTCTGCACAATATGAACATACGTTAGCCATTACAAAAGACGGTCCTTTAATTTTAACCGAACAATGAAGTTCTACTAATTAAGTAATTATCGACGCTCTATCTCATAATTATACTTTATTGACTTTTTTTAGTTTTGAAGTGGCAGACTTAGCGTCAGTGAAAACGTGATAAAATAAAACATCCATCAGTTGGAGAATTTCCTCAACTGATGGATGTTTTTACTTAACCTCAATCATTTCCTCTTTATGATCGTGTATATCACCCTTCTCAACATGAACGACTACATGATACATTCCAGCTTGTTCAAATGTATTTTCTGCTGTATACTCACCTTCTGTGCCTTCAGTTGCATCAATAAACTCATGCATATCCTCATCATTCATCCACACTTCAAAACGAACTTTTGCATCAGTTAATGGCATATTATTATGTTGGAGATGAGTCCTTAACGTAACTGGTTCTGTAGCTTTCATATTGTCATCAATTTGATGGTGTATCATTAAGCTATTTTCATGGGTATCTCCGTGTACCGCTTGGCTTTCCATTTCAACATGAGTGTCATCGCCATGTTCCTTATTACCTTCCATCTCGCCATCATGTTCTTCAGACATCATTGTATCTTCTTTTGGATCTGGGTTACCGACAACAAATTCTTGTTTAGGCATAGTATGCATTTTACGTGCTGTCACATGGGCAATTACGTAATATGTACCTTCTTCAGTAAATGATTTGGAAACATTATATTCGCCACCACCAACATTGTTACCATCGATCATCTCATGTTCATCTTGACCTGATTTCCAAATTTCAAACTTAACATCATCCGCATCTTCGACCATTTCATCGCCTTGTGAAACAATTGCCTTAATGGTAACTTCTTGCTCTAGCTGAATATCATCTGATGGGAGTTCGATGGCAACATCTAATCGTACAGGTACTTCTTCTTCAGAAGAACTCTCTTGCTTCTCCTGAGCGCATCCGCTAATAACGAGTAGAGCTGAAAATAACACGACTAATAATTTTTTCATACATCTTTCCTTCTTTCTATACGTTTAATTCCATCAATAAGCTCACTATAACAAGAAAATGTGAGATAATCGTGAAATGCAAAAAGATTCACCTTTATAATACACAAAACTTATTTCATTTTTTTAAATTCATTTATAAAACGATTAGGGTTGGATTTTACATGGTATGAAAAAACACCTTTATTCGTATGTAAATATAAAAACCCAGAGTTTGATGCCATACTTCGATAAGAAATATCAAATACATTCATTAAGTAAAACTCATCTGTGTGAGTTATAATTCTATCCGAATACAAAGATATT from Bacillus solimangrovi includes the following:
- a CDS encoding bifunctional 2',3'-cyclic-nucleotide 2'-phosphodiesterase/3'-nucleotidase, with translation MMLSPLSSFPANAAEKDIVKLRVLETTDIHTNLANYDYYKDKEINEYGLIKTANLVKQAREEAKNSLLFDNGDLLQGNPLGDYVAKVDVLEEGETHPVYKVMNQMDYDAANIGNHEFNFGLDFLQRSLDGSEFPYINANVYIDDQDDDPNNDEHYFTPYEILERTVVDEDGEEHTIKVGVIGFTPPQILQWDKQNLEGKVIAKDIVKTAEKYVPQMKEEGADVIVAIPHSGIGTVTQEEFEENATYDLTKIDGIDAVLFGHSHSVFPSAEYADLEGADIEKGTINGTAAVMPGYWGSHVGVVDLVLEKDENGKWAVTDAQTEALGIVDADGNPTVEADQELYKAIEEDHLATIDYVRGPVGETTAPINSYFAVVQDDPSIQIVTNAQKWYVEKYTQGTEYEGIPVLSAGAPFKAGGRGGVDYYTDVPTGTIAIKNVADLYLYPNTLKAVLMNGSEVREWLEMAAGQFNQIDPSKGEQALINEEFRSYNFDVIDGVTYEIDITQPARYDLDGVIQNSDAQRIVNLEYNGEPVTEDQKFIIATNNYRAGGGGDFPGFEQANIVVDSPDENRQVVIDYIREEGTINPAADQNWSFAPVSQDVTVTFETSPEAQKYSKDIDGVDYVETLDSGFAKYSLALPVAQMDDTNKDKEAKPTEKPNKDKDKNKDKDKDKNKEQTTKPNKDKKYTVKKGDTLSHIGKEYGVAWQEIAKYNNLENPHLILVGQKILIPVK
- the map gene encoding type I methionyl aminopeptidase, yielding MITLKSDREIQKMREAGKLLASCHKEIANMIKPGISTMAINDFVEQYLKEHRATPEQKGFHGYPFATCASINDEICHGFPRNEPLNNGDIVTIDMVVNLNGGLADSAWTYVVGDISENRKRLLQVTEQALYKGIEVAQSGNRIGDIGHAIQSYVESENFSVVRDFTAHGIGPTIHEDPKIPHFGTAGKGVRLKEGLVITIEPMVNEGTWYSIMDSNGWTARTVDGMYSAQYEHTLAITKDGPLILTEQ
- a CDS encoding NAD(P)/FAD-dependent oxidoreductase, which codes for MKTFIVIGAGIVGASTAYHLAKEGARVTIVDRHDRGQATEAAAGIVCPWLSQRRNKRWYRLVKGGARYYTTLIDELEKAGETRTGYAKVGAMNIYADEAKVDKMLKIAYERRQDAPEIGEITKLSPAETQAIFPPLSAEYGAIHVSGGARVDGAALRDALIRGAQKNGANFMRGDASLIFEDSKVTGVKVNEKSHYAEQVLITGGAWAKELLEPLGMNFQVTAQKAQIIHLYLPNEDTSRWPVVKPPNDQYLLTFSDGKVVIGATHENHVGFDIRPTLGGMNEVMNKALQIAPGLENSTYVETKVGFRPFTPVTF
- a CDS encoding FixH family protein; its protein translation is MKKLLVVLFSALLVISGCAQEKQESSSEEEVPVRLDVAIELPSDDIQLEQEVTIKAIVSQGDEMVEDADDVKFEIWKSGQDEHEMIDGNNVGGGEYNVSKSFTEEGTYYVIAHVTARKMHTMPKQEFVVGNPDPKEDTMMSEEHDGEMEGNKEHGDDTHVEMESQAVHGDTHENSLMIHHQIDDNMKATEPVTLRTHLQHNNMPLTDAKVRFEVWMNDEDMHEFIDATEGTEGEYTAENTFEQAGMYHVVVHVEKGDIHDHKEEMIEVK